One window from the genome of Synechococcales cyanobacterium T60_A2020_003 encodes:
- a CDS encoding valine--tRNA ligase: protein MTATTPATTAELSKQYNPVETEAKWQQAWETNQVFKADPNREGEPYCVVIPPPNVTGSLHMGHAFENALIDTLVRYHRMIGRNTLWLPGTDHASIAVQTILERQLKQEGLSRYDIGRDAFLERAWGWKEESGGTIVGQLRRLGVSVDWSRERFTMDEGLSNAVIEAFTRLYQEGLIYRGKYMVNWCPESQSAVSDLEVENKEVEGHLWHLRYPLTDGSGSIEVATTRPETMLGDTAVAVNPNDDRYRHLIGQMVTLPILNRQIPIIADEYVDSSFGTGCVKITPAHDPNDFEMGQRHNLPFITIMNKDGTLNEHAGEFQGQDRFEARTNIVKRLEQDGFLARVEDYRHTVPYSDRGKVPVEPLLSTQWFVKIRPMADCALEFLDQHHEPLFVPERWTKVYRDWLVNLRDWCISRQLWWGHQIPAWYAVSETHGEITDETPFIVVHTEEEAWRQARDMFGPDVQLRQDPDVLDTWFSSGLWPFSTMGWPEQTPDLDRYFPTTTLVTGFDIIFFWVARMTMMSGHFMGQMPFKTVYIHGLVRDENNKKMSKSANNGIDPLILIDKYGTDALRYTLVREVVGAGQDIRLEYNRKTDESTSVEASRNFTNKLWNASRFVMMNLDGQTPAQLGLPDAGQLELSDRWILSRYNQVVTYTRQAIDQYGLGEAAKELYEFIWGDFCDWYIELVKSRLQGENAASRRVAQQTLALVLDGILKLLHPFMPHITEELWHTLNQASDQEFLAVQAYPVSDEAMINADLEAQFELLFGAIRTVRNLRAEAGIKPGAQIDAFLVSDRPEEREILTAGQTYIQDLAKVKTLAIAETEDALYPQATPAPESSVLVTPVTTAELAIPEPPGALVPIPEVTPATKSKQLRPQTQSEKYAQIAVSAGTFFLILVVLKLVATILNELSSILLLPSILKLIGLVVSGRFAYQNLLYARDRQQLSVWIADWLSDQGWG from the coding sequence GTGGTGATTCCACCGCCAAACGTGACGGGCAGCCTGCACATGGGGCACGCCTTTGAAAATGCCCTGATTGATACCCTGGTGCGCTATCACCGGATGATTGGCCGCAATACCCTCTGGCTACCCGGAACCGACCATGCCAGCATCGCCGTCCAAACCATCCTAGAGCGTCAGCTTAAGCAGGAGGGATTATCCCGCTACGACATTGGCCGTGATGCATTTCTAGAGCGGGCTTGGGGCTGGAAAGAAGAATCCGGGGGCACCATTGTGGGTCAGTTGCGTCGCCTGGGCGTATCGGTGGATTGGTCACGGGAACGCTTCACCATGGATGAAGGACTGTCCAATGCGGTGATTGAAGCCTTTACCCGTTTGTACCAAGAAGGACTCATTTATCGAGGCAAATATATGGTGAACTGGTGCCCAGAAAGCCAGTCTGCCGTTTCTGATTTGGAAGTAGAAAATAAAGAGGTGGAGGGTCATCTTTGGCATCTCCGCTATCCCCTTACCGATGGCTCCGGCTCCATCGAAGTCGCCACAACTCGACCTGAAACGATGCTGGGGGACACAGCAGTTGCCGTCAATCCCAACGACGATCGCTACCGTCATCTGATCGGCCAAATGGTGACCCTGCCGATCCTGAATCGCCAGATCCCGATCATTGCCGATGAGTACGTTGATTCCAGCTTTGGAACCGGATGCGTCAAAATCACGCCTGCCCATGACCCCAACGATTTTGAAATGGGGCAGCGTCATAACCTGCCGTTCATCACCATCATGAATAAAGATGGCACGCTGAACGAACACGCAGGCGAGTTCCAAGGTCAGGATCGCTTTGAAGCCCGCACCAATATCGTGAAGCGCTTAGAGCAGGACGGATTCTTGGCACGGGTTGAAGACTATCGGCATACCGTTCCCTACAGCGATCGCGGCAAGGTTCCAGTGGAACCGCTCCTCTCTACTCAGTGGTTTGTCAAAATTCGTCCGATGGCGGATTGCGCCCTGGAGTTTCTAGACCAGCACCACGAGCCACTCTTTGTGCCGGAACGCTGGACGAAGGTGTATCGGGATTGGCTGGTGAACCTGCGGGACTGGTGTATTTCGCGGCAGCTCTGGTGGGGACACCAAATTCCTGCCTGGTATGCCGTTAGCGAAACCCACGGCGAAATCACCGATGAAACCCCGTTTATTGTCGTCCATACGGAAGAGGAAGCGTGGCGACAAGCGCGGGATATGTTTGGCCCGGATGTGCAGCTCCGGCAAGATCCAGATGTGCTGGATACCTGGTTCTCGTCTGGGCTGTGGCCGTTTTCGACCATGGGCTGGCCGGAGCAAACGCCTGATCTGGATCGCTACTTCCCAACGACAACCCTCGTTACTGGATTTGACATCATCTTTTTCTGGGTTGCCCGCATGACGATGATGTCGGGACACTTTATGGGACAAATGCCGTTTAAGACGGTGTATATCCATGGGTTAGTGCGGGACGAAAACAATAAGAAAATGTCCAAGTCTGCCAATAACGGCATTGACCCCCTGATCTTGATCGACAAATACGGAACCGATGCATTGCGCTATACCTTGGTGCGAGAAGTGGTCGGCGCAGGTCAGGATATTCGTCTGGAATACAATCGAAAAACCGATGAATCGACCTCCGTCGAGGCATCGCGCAACTTCACCAATAAGCTGTGGAATGCGTCGCGGTTTGTGATGATGAACTTGGACGGACAAACGCCCGCTCAGTTGGGACTGCCGGATGCGGGTCAGCTAGAGTTGAGCGATCGCTGGATTTTGTCACGGTACAACCAGGTTGTGACCTACACGCGCCAGGCCATCGATCAGTACGGGCTGGGGGAAGCCGCGAAGGAACTGTACGAGTTTATCTGGGGCGATTTCTGCGATTGGTATATCGAACTGGTGAAGTCGCGCCTGCAAGGGGAAAATGCGGCCTCTCGGCGGGTGGCACAGCAGACCCTAGCGTTGGTGCTGGATGGGATTTTGAAGCTGCTGCATCCGTTCATGCCCCACATTACCGAGGAACTGTGGCACACGTTGAACCAAGCGAGCGATCAGGAATTTCTAGCGGTTCAAGCCTATCCTGTGTCCGACGAAGCGATGATTAACGCGGACTTGGAAGCTCAGTTCGAGTTACTCTTTGGCGCCATTCGGACGGTGCGGAACCTGCGAGCCGAGGCCGGAATTAAGCCCGGAGCGCAAATCGACGCTTTTTTGGTAAGCGATCGCCCCGAAGAACGCGAAATTCTCACCGCAGGGCAAACCTACATCCAGGATTTGGCGAAGGTCAAAACCTTGGCGATCGCGGAAACGGAAGACGCGCTTTACCCACAGGCCACCCCTGCTCCCGAATCATCGGTTTTAGTAACGCCAGTGACCACGGCCGAGTTGGCGATCCCAGAACCACCCGGAGCACTCGTTCCTATTCCAGAAGTCACGCCCGCCACTAAATCGAAGCAGCTACGACCGCAAACGCAATCGGAGAAGTATGCTCAAATCGCGGTGTCCGCAGGGACTTTTTTCCTGATCCTGGTGGTGCTGAAACTCGTGGCAACGATTCTAAATGAACTGTCATCCATTCTCTTGCTGCCCTCGATTCTCAAATTGATTGGCTTGGTCGTCAGTGGTCGGTTTGCCTACCAAAATCTCCTGTATGCGCGCGATCGCCAACAGCTATCCGTGTGGATTGCTGATTGGTTGAGCGATCAGGGATGGGGATGA